A genomic stretch from Bacteroidota bacterium includes:
- the nhaB gene encoding sodium/proton antiporter NhaB: protein MADLFLNNFMGHSPRWYKLTILGFLVINPFLLLLIGPFATGWVILLQFIFTLAMALKCYPLLPGGLIALETAFIGMVSPEVIYAETKTNFPVILLLMFMVAGIYFMKDFLAWLFTKILFSTRSKILLSVMFCFAGAFLSAWLDALTVIAVIIAVSVAFYQIYNNASYHERVPGNMDDTARESIGKEDLENYKGFLRNLLMHAAVGTALGGVSTLVGEPQNLLIGSIMGWSFQDFFLKMAHVSMPVLAAGLLTCVLVEALKISGFGYQLPERVREVIKKFADEQDAKRTSAEKLNLWLMGAGAVWLVVALGLHIAEVGLIGLSVIIFLTTMTGKSEEHQIGKAFEEALPFTALLVVFFAVVGMIHQQHLFDPISNWALSFSGEAQMDAFFIASAILSAISDNVFVATIYISEAQTAFTSGIIDRAQFDNLAIAINVGTNIPSVATPNGQAAFLFLLTSAIAGRIHLSYLEMIKLALPYTIVLSVVAYLFI from the coding sequence ATGGCTGATCTGTTCCTGAATAACTTCATGGGGCACTCTCCCCGTTGGTATAAACTGACCATCCTTGGCTTTCTGGTGATCAATCCGTTTCTGTTGTTGCTGATTGGTCCGTTCGCCACCGGCTGGGTGATTCTGCTCCAGTTCATCTTTACCCTGGCCATGGCACTGAAATGCTATCCCCTTCTGCCAGGAGGACTCATTGCTCTGGAAACTGCCTTTATCGGCATGGTATCCCCCGAGGTGATCTATGCAGAAACAAAGACCAACTTCCCGGTGATCCTGCTGCTGATGTTCATGGTGGCCGGTATCTACTTTATGAAGGACTTTCTGGCGTGGCTGTTCACCAAAATCCTGTTCTCAACCCGAAGTAAAATTCTGCTCTCGGTGATGTTTTGTTTTGCGGGAGCCTTTCTGTCTGCCTGGCTCGATGCCCTGACGGTAATCGCCGTGATTATTGCGGTTTCGGTGGCTTTCTATCAAATCTATAACAATGCCTCCTACCATGAACGGGTTCCGGGCAACATGGATGACACCGCCCGTGAAAGCATCGGGAAGGAAGATCTGGAAAACTACAAGGGATTTCTGAGGAATCTGCTCATGCACGCTGCGGTGGGAACGGCCCTTGGCGGGGTTTCCACGCTGGTTGGTGAGCCTCAGAATCTGCTCATCGGATCGATTATGGGCTGGAGTTTCCAGGACTTTTTCCTCAAAATGGCCCATGTTTCCATGCCGGTTCTGGCGGCCGGACTGCTCACCTGCGTTCTGGTTGAGGCGTTGAAAATTTCCGGATTCGGGTATCAGTTGCCCGAGCGGGTTCGTGAAGTGATTAAAAAATTTGCGGATGAACAGGATGCCAAACGAACCTCTGCAGAAAAACTGAACCTGTGGCTGATGGGGGCCGGAGCCGTCTGGCTGGTGGTGGCACTCGGACTTCACATTGCAGAAGTGGGACTGATTGGTCTGTCGGTCATCATTTTCCTCACCACCATGACAGGAAAAAGCGAAGAACATCAGATCGGAAAGGCTTTTGAGGAAGCACTTCCTTTTACAGCTCTTCTGGTGGTTTTCTTTGCCGTGGTTGGGATGATCCATCAGCAGCATCTGTTCGATCCAATCAGCAATTGGGCCCTCAGCTTTTCGGGTGAGGCTCAGATGGATGCGTTTTTCATTGCTTCAGCCATTCTTTCCGCCATCAGTGACAACGTCTTTGTTGCCACCATTTACATTTCGGAAGCTCAGACCGCTTTTACCAGCGGAATCATAGACCGGGCCCAGTTCGACAACCTGGCCATCGCCATCAATGTGGGAACCAACATTCCTTCAGTGGCCACTCCGAACGGTCAGGCCGCCTTTTTGTTTCTGCTGACCTCGGCCATTGCCGGCCGTATTCATCTTTCTTATCTGGAAATGATTAAACTGGCTTTGCCCTATACCATCGTTCTTTCTGTGGTTGCCTACCTCTTTATCTGA